A genomic window from Silene latifolia isolate original U9 population chromosome 11, ASM4854445v1, whole genome shotgun sequence includes:
- the LOC141614129 gene encoding uncharacterized protein LOC141614129, which yields MLKWVWKLFYRPQCIWARWVHAYVLKGGCFWDATQSISQFWYWNNVLKMKDLLLRIAGSPDQAIQLLQDCTSHMKYDTSAMYDIIRVRGTPVAWSSLVYNAGCHPKHSFIGMLVFQNGLPTVDRLVSRGIYLVNRCALCECCSEDLMHLFFACTYSRTVLMDIANWAHFSVTFVLLEAVLQDFISTRRSGKQRASLLALLYFLWKERNNRIFRGIQSSPETLCIVIKKVLNLRLYGL from the coding sequence ATGCTAAAATGGGTATGGAAGCTTTTCTATAGGCCTCAGTGCATTTGGGCTAGGTGGGTTCATGCTTATGTTCTTAAAGGGGGGTGCTTCTGGGATGCTACACAATCTATCTCCCAGTTTTGGTATTGGAATAATGTGCTGAAGATGAAAGATCTACTTCTAAGGATTGCTGGGTCTCCTGATCAGGCTATTCAGTTGCTCCAGGATTGTACTTCCCATATGAAGTATGACACTAGTGCAATGTATGACATTATTCGTGTTAGGGGAACCCCTGTGGCTTGGTCTTCTCTGGTTTACAATGCTGGCTGCCACCCTAAGCATTCCTTCATTGGTATGTTGGTTTTTCAGAATGGTCTGCCTACTGTTGATAGGCTTGTTTCTCGTGGAATATATTTGGTGAACAGATGTGCTTTATGCGAGTGCTGCTCTGAAGACCTAATGCATCTCTTCTTTGCTTGCACTTACTCTAGGACTGTGCTTATGGACATTGCTAATTGGGCTCATTTCTCAGTCACCTTTGTGTTGCTTGAAGCTGTTTTGCAGGACTTCATCTCTACCCGAAGATCAGGCAAGCAGAGGGCTAGTTTGTTGGCTCTTCTATACTTTCTATGGAAGGAGAGGAACAATAGGATATTTAGGGGGATTCAATCCTCCCCTGAAACTCTTTGTATTGTTATTAAGAAAGTTCTAAACCTTCGCTTGTATGGGTTATGA